TGTGCAGGTTCAGGTGGATGACTTATCTCCCATCAAGAAGGTTAATTTCTAAGTAACCGCAGCGTATTCTTCAACCAAACCCGCCATGACCGCGATGTTGATTCGGGAATATATTGAGGCGCCATCACCTCAATAGCATCCGGGACAGTTGCTAGGCGGATATGATCCCACTCTCCCTCAAATTCCCCATCTGCCTGGAAGCGCTGCGGACCCTCACACCGCAACTCCAGCTCCACGATGTCATCAAATTGGATGGTGTGGTCTCGGATCAGCTCTTCTAACCAGCGCCGATGCCCAATACCGATCAGGTGAACCATAGCGAGCACCCCTTTAATCCCGCGAAGATCCCTAAGGACAAACATGCTTAGACCCCGGTCAAAAGAGTTCCGAGGATTAGTGACTACCGGCAAGGGGCCCAAAAACGTCCACGGATTTGTGTTGGAGGCTAGGCACAACGGGACTTGGTGAAGCTCCAGTTCCCCGCCTTGGCGGTCTCGAGCCCAGGCTGAAATTGCTGGCGGGCATCGTTGGGCGTCGAACCAGGTGCGCAGTGACACTGCGAGATAGCGCAAGGGGCTGGCGGAAAAACCTTTAGCTCTGGCGCGCTCGATCCGAGCGATGACATCAGCGTCTATTCCGAACCCGGCGTTGACCGCAAACCAGCGATGATTCCATGTCCCTAAACATATAGTTCGGCGAAAATCCCCCTCGATAAGAACTGCCAAGTCTAACGCAGCCGCTACGGGGTCAGCGGGGAAGCCGAGGGCTCGGGCAAAAACATTCGCTGATCCGGTGGGGATGACCGCCAGAGCGGGGATGTGGCTGGGGTGAAAAGCACTGGTGTTGTCATCGGTGACGGGGCCGAGAAGCCCATTGATAACTTCATTGAGAGTTCCATCCCCGCCGACCACGATGATGAGCTCATAGTCAGTGCGACGCAAACCTCGCACCATTTGTTCAGCGTGTCCTGGATAGTGAGTGAAACGCGCACAAAGATGCAACTCCGGAACCTCCCTCAGCCTGGGAATAATTTGCCGAAATAATGCATCGGACTGAGTGGTGGAGTTGGGGTTGGCGATGAGCAGCACATCCACAACCACACAGATTACCGGTTATCCCAGTGCAGCGTAACTTATTGGAAGGGTTTTGAGTTCCTTGATGCTCGGAGAGCATTAGGCTGGTGAGCATGGCTGATGAAACTGGACATCCTGAAAACCTTTCTCCCCGTCTCGACGGCAATGAGGCGGTGAATTTAGCGGCTGAGCAATCCCAAAAGACTGCGCACCGCAATATCCCGTTGAGCGGGGAAATCCCGCTGCCGGATGACACGGCGAATCTGCGCCAAGGACCTAGTCTCCATGATGGCCTCTTAGCCTTATTGCCACTGGTGGGAGTATGGCGAGGCGAAGGCCAAGCAGACACCGTCGAAGATGGCGAGTATGCCTTTGGCCAGCAATTAACCTTCGCCCACGATGGGGAAAACTATCTCACCTATGAATCCCGGGTGTGGCGGATTAACGAATCCGGTGAATCCGCCGGCGCGGTGTCTCGTGAGTGTGGCTTTTGGCGCATTAATGACAAAGACGAAATAGAGATGATTTGTTGCCACTCCTCCGGAGCGGTAGAGATTTTCTACGGGGATCTGCTTAATGAACGCGCCTGGCAATTGGAAACCGCGCAAAGCTTAGCAACCGCTACCGGAAGCGTGATGCTGGGTGCCGGTAAGCGACTTTATGGGCTCATGCCTAACAATGACTTGGGGTGGGTGGAAGAACGCGCGGTTAATGGTGAGCTAAAACCCCGAATGTCCGCCCAACTGAAGCGGGTTGCCGGCTAATGCATGGCCGCCTGGAATAGCTGTCGGAGTTCATCTAGGTCATGAGGTTCAAGGCAGGTGTCGTCGATTCTTGTGACCGGCACTGCCCCTCGAACAGAACTCAGTAGCCATACAGATCGGGCACTCTTCAGATCCGTGACGGTCAGTGGCTTTTCTTTGCACTTCCAGCCCTGACTATGCGCGTAATCAAATAAGGCCGCCTGGGTGGTGCCGGGCAAAATTTCCCCGCCACTCGATGGTGTACGCAGTCGCTTACCCTTCTTCTCCATCACCACGGTCGAGGTCGCTCCTTCAAGCACGCTTTCACCATCTGCCCCTAGCCACACCACATCATCAAATCCACGGTCCTTGGCATAGCGCAAGGCAGCCATGGCGGCTGCGTAGTTGAGGGTTTTTGCTCCCACCGTCAACCACGGCGCCGGGGATTGAGGAACTTTGCCCTCAGCGGCGACGTAGACACCCGGGAGCTCGGTGTTAATTGTCCACCCCCGCGGTGTGGTCATAACCGCCACGCCCTGTTCTCGTTGCTGAATCATCTCAGCAGGCAGAGAATTAACTCGGATCCAGGCGGTCGGGTTGCCGGTACTCGCTCGGCCTCGGGTGTAGGTCCACACACATTGCGCTTCGCCGCGGAACCCTTCGGCTGGGGTTTGCCCCTGTTGTCGATACCACTCCATCGCTGCTTCATCGGTGGCCCGATGCCAGTAGTTTAGGTCCGGTTCCGGCAACCCCAGAAGGGTGGCTGAGGCGAGGAAGCGTCGAGCGTGTCGCTCAATGTTAACTGGTTTGCCGTCTCGGATAAGAAGGGTCTCAAACACTCCGTCTCCCCGGGTGACGGCAGCATCATCCCAGTACACCATGGGTAAATTGGGGTTATGGAGTCGGGTAGAACCACCAAAGGGCTCCACAATCAAAATGACAGGTTGCACACTGCGAGGGGCCATACTTTGAATTATGCCCCCTTTAAGGCGCTACCATCAGTTCTGTGATGACTCAGTACCAATCTCCTTTATTGGAACTGCCCGGCGCTACTGAATTTCAGGCCCCACCGGAAGCAACTGTCCACCCAGACGCGTTTGGGGTGGCGTGGCACTACGGGGATCCTCTCGGCGAACAGCGCCTGATTGAGAACCACCCCGTGTGGATTGACCGCTCACATCGCCGAGTCTTTCGAATCAGCGGCCCCGACTCTGCAACCTTCTTGAATAATCTGCTGAGTCAAAAATTAGACGATGCCCCGGTGGGGTTTTACTCCCCGGCCCTTGATCTCGACATGCAAGGACATATCCAGCACCACCTGGATGTGCTGCGCGCTGCGGATGATTCTACGGATCACACCCCTTGCTTCCTGATCCACACCACCGCTGCGCAGGCAGACACTCTTTATGATTTTCTTCATAAGATGATCTTTTGGTCCAAGGTCAGCATCGAAATGATCGATGCGGGAGTGATAACCCTCATCGGAGAGGACGTCCAAAAGTTGCTCGACGTCCCCAGCCCCGGGATTCTCGGCGCAGCGAGCTATAGCTGGACTGCCCACCCCAGGATGGATCTTTTTGTAGCGCGGCATGATCTCCGGCACCTGGCCCAAAATTTAGAGGCCCAGGGAATAACTCGGGCCGGGCTGATGGCTTTTAGCGCTGAACGGGTACGTGCGCTAGAACCAGAACTATCTGTAGATCTTGATCATCGCAGTATCCCGCACGAAGTCCCCCACTGGATCGGGCGTGGGATACACCCCGGCGCCGTCCACCTCAATAAAGGCTGCTACCGGGGTCAAGAAACCGTAGCTCGGGTAGAGAATCTGGGCCGTAGTCCACGGGTGGCAGTGCTCTTACAACTAGATGGTTCCGCCCCTCGTGAACCGCTCCCCGGGATGACCGTTCAGCGAGGCAATCGCACCGTCGGCAGAGTCGGAACCATCGTCCACGACTGCGATTTCGGCCCCATTGCTTTCGCCTTGATTAAACGCTCAGCACTGGGCACCAGCGATCTTCATATCGGAGATACCGCCGTAGCCGTCGACCCCACCTCCCTGCCCCAGGACGAAGGTCCTCGCGCCGGTCGAGCTGCAGTTGATAGACTTCGCGGACTCTAGCCTCTCCCCCTTTCAGGGGGTGGTCACTCCAGCGTTCATCTGAAGAGTTTTTTCACCCATCTTGGCCGACAACCACGCCCTCACGCTGCACGGTGAGCGTCAATTTTGGTTCTCCATCGACCCCTGCTACCTGGTGCGACTCGCCGTGAGGTCACCCGGTTCGGAAATTTTCACTAAGAACCGCTATCCTGACTACAGGAAAAAAAGAGATAAGTAGCACGTTGATGGGGCATCCGAATTCCCTGGATCGCCCCTTTTCGAACCCGAGGGGGTCAATGCCATGGGGCGCGGACGCGCGAAGGCAAAGCAGACCAAGGTCGCTCGTCGATTGAAGTACCACTCTCCTGAGATGGATCTGGACTCTCTTCAACGGGAGCTCGCAGCTCAGGCCCCTCATCATGATGAGAAGGCCGATGAGTATGAAGATGACCTTTACTCAAAATATGCTGATTGGGCCGAAGACGAAGACGAGGATGACGGCTACCGCCGTTGACCTACCGGCTTAAGCCATTGTTGACCCCGCACTTCCGAGGATTCACCAAGATCATCGGGCGCGGGGCCTTTCCTGTGCCTAGAATCCCGGATGGATGCCTTTCATGACAACTTTGTCTTCTTTCTCGTCGGCGGCCGTCCGCACGGAACCGACCTCCCACGCCTCTACGTGGCGAGCCGCTAACATGGCTAAGGCTCGATCACGATCATGAGGTGAGACTACCGCTAACATCCCCACACCCATATTGAATGTCTTTTCCATCTCAGCGAGGGCTACTGTGCCTAGCTTCTGGATGGTGCGGAAAATCTGGCCCGGAGTCCACGTCCCTCGGTTAATATCTGCCACCAGGCCTTCTGGGATGACCCTGCTCAGATTGCCGGCTAATCCACCGCCAGTGACGTGGCAAAAAGTCCGAACTTCGCATTCGGCTGCTAGAGCTAAACAGTCCTTGGTATAAATCTTGGTAGGTTCAAGGAGTTCTTCTCCTAGGGTTCGCTCAAACTCCTCCATGTAGGCGTCGAGCGCTAAACCGGCGCGCTCTAAGAGCACATGGCGGGCCAAAGAATAACCATTAGAGTGCAAACCAGAACTCTTCATGGCAATAATGATGTCCCCGGCGCGCACCCGCTCTGGACCGAGAACTTCATCAGCTTCAACCACCCCCACGGCAGTGGCTGAGACATCGTAGTGGGTTTCCTCCATCACTCCAGGGTGCTCGGCGGTTTCGCCACCAAGCAAGGCGCATCCGGCTTGTACACAGCCTTCGGCGATGCCGGAAACTATGTCGGCTACATGCTCCGGGATGACTTTGCCAATCGCAATATAGTCTTGCAGGAAGAGCGGTTCCGCTCCGCAGACCACGAGATCGTCGACGCACATGGCCACCAAATCAATACCGATGGTGTCATGTTTATCCATGGCTTGAGCCACGGCTAATTTCGTTCCTACCCCATCAGATCCAGCCGCCAACAGCGGTTCCCGATATTTCCCCAGCGCAAAGAGCCCGGCAAAGCCACCTAGCCCACCGCGCACCTCGGGGCGGGTTGCTCGCTGAGCGTGCGGAGAAATTAATTCCACAGCACGGTCGCCGGCTTCAATATCCACACCGGCGACGGCATAAGAAGCGCCCTCGGCGGTCGGGTTGTTCTCAGTCATGGTGTTTATCTAATCCCTTAATTATTCTGGTCACGGTCGATGGTAGCGGTGCCGGCTGCCCGGCCAGATTGAAGCCGAAGCACAAGTTCCGCGTTGGAGTTTCCTTCGGGAACGCCAATGGGATAGTGCCCGTCAAAACACGCCACGCACAGCTCTTCACGCTTCTGGCAGGTGGCCTGAACCATCTCCTCAATCGAGACAAACCCCAGACTATCCGCCCCGATAGCCCGACACACAGCCTCCACCATTTTTTCTTCGCTACGAATATCCCCAGCGTTGGCAATAAGCTCCCCGGGACTAGCAAAATCTATGCCATAGAAGCACGGCCATTTCACCGGTGGTGAAGCAATCCGCACGTGAACTTCCTTAGCGCCGGCCTCCCGCAGCATCCGGATCAACGCGCGTTGGGTGTTGCCGCGCACAATGGAGTCATCGACCACGACGAGTCTTTTGCCGTCGATAACTTCTTTCAATGGGTTGAGTTTCAGCCTGATCCCTAGCTGCCTGAGGGTCTGAGAAGGCTGAATAAAGGTTCGCCCCACATAGGCGTTTTTCACTAACCCTTGTCCGAACGGAATGCCGGATTCTTGCGCGTAGCCTACCGCTGCCGGTGTGCCCGACTCCGGTACGGGGATGACTAAATCCCCATCGGCTGGGTACTCCCTGGCCAGGCGTCGCCCAATATCGAGGCGGGTGGCGTTGACCGCTCGCCCACGGATGACGGAGTCTGGACGAGCCAGATAAACATACTCAAATACACAGCCTTTGTGCTGAGTATCGGCAAAGCGCTCGGAGTAGACGCCGCCAGCGTCAATGGCTACTAGTTCTCCGGGTTCGATCTCTCTCACGAAGCTGGCCCCCACAATGTCTAGGGCGCATGTTTCGGAAGCAATAACCCAGCCACGTTCTAGCCGCCCTAGGCAAAGGGGACGAATCCCCCACGGGTCCCGCGCGGCGTAGAGGGTAGAACCATCAGTGAAGGTGAGACAAAACGCACCTTTAATGCGCGGCAGCAATTGCCGGGCAGAATCCAAAAGGGAAACATCGGCGGTGATTTTTTCCGCCAACAAGGCAGACATCACCGCGGTGTCAGAACTTGCTGCTTTGCCGTCAATGAGGCCACGCTCCACCGCCTCATCATGAAGTTGCTGGTAGTTCACTAGGTTTCCGTTGTGCCCTAAGGCGACGTCGCCCCCCTCCGGGGTGCTACGAAACATGGGCTGCACGTTTTCCCAGTGGGTTCCTCCTGCCGTGGAGTACCGGGTGTGCCCTATGGCTACGTCCCCTTGGAGGGCACTGAGAGCAGATTCTTCAAAGATCTGAGACACCAATCCCATATCTTTAAAAACTACGATGCTGTCGCCGTCACCCACTGCTATTCCGGCGGCTTCTTGGCCGCGGTGTTGCAGCGCAAATAACCCAAAGTATGTGAGTTTGGCGACGTCTTCCCCTGGCGCCCAAACTCCAAAAACACCACATTCTTCGCGGGGTTCTGGCTCCCCCTGATCATCTAAGCCGTTGATCGGGGTGGGGCGCATGTCCTTAGTTTTCTGGCGGTCATCAGATACCACGGGGCCTGAGTCTACCCTTCTTCAGTGCTGCTTATCGAATAAGCGGCAACCAGTGTGCAACTTCTCCGGCGCGGGAGCCGCTGCTATCTACCCCGGGAGAGTGGTGAAAATCCTCAATTCCGCAGGCTAAGCGAAGCCAGGTGCGGGGATCGCATTCCACCACATTAGGAGGGGTGCCTCGGGTATGGCGTGGGCCTTCAATGCACTGTACTGCCACAAATGGGGGGACCCGGACTTCTACGCAATGACCGGGAGCGCGTTCAGCGAGCAACCGCGCGGTCCCGCGCACCGCACGCGCTATCGCAGCTCGCGGTGGTTTTTCTACCTGGTTACTACGGTCTTCCACCCACGCGCGGACTTCCTCTACCTCCGCGCGCAGACGCGCAGCGTCGATTCTTTTCACCATGAGGCTAGCTTAGATAGATTTAGTGCCATGACTTCCGAGAAATCCCCCCAACTCATTTTGCGTTTCATGGCTGCCCCGACCGACGTCATTATGGCGGGCAGTCATGGTGTCTCTGGTGGCCGGGTTCTAGAGTGGATTGACAAAGCAGCCTATGCTTGCGCCACCCAATGGTCCGGGACATATTGCGTTACTGCGTACGTGGGGCATATTCACTTCACCCGGCCTATTCCGAGCGGCCATATGGTGGAGGTGCGGTCTCGGATCGCCATGACCGGGCGTTCTTCTATGCATATTGTCAATGAAGTGTTTTCCGCTGATCCCCGGCAGGGCATTTTCACTCGGGCGTGTGATTGTCTCGTGATTTTCGTCGCTAAAAACACTGAGACTGGGAAATCTCAGCCAGTGCCTAGTTTCCAGCCACGCAATGTTGCGGAGGAAGAGGCCCACGCTGCTGCGTTATCTCGGATTGAGCTGCGCAAAGCCATTGAAGCGGAGATGGAAAAGCAAACCTATGATGGCGAGTCTGAAGCTCCTCGGCTCATTCACCGCTTCCTCGCTAAGCCCACCGATGTTAACTGGGGCGGCAATGTTCACGGTGGTACTGCAATGGAATGGATTGATCAAGCCGGGGCAGCCTGCACCATGGAGTGGTCCGGGGAACACACGGTGGCAGTCTACGCCGGGGGAATTCGGTTCTACCGGCCTATTTCCATTGGGGATTTAATTGAGGTTGACGCTCGCCTCATGCGTACTGATGCTCGTTCCATGCAGATGAGTGTGCATGTGCGCTCTGGTAGCCCCCGTGGTGGCCGGGAGCATCTACAACAAGCCATCCACGCCACCGTTACCTATATTGCCATTGACCCCGACGGCAACCCCTTGCCGGCGCGTCAATTCCACCCCCATACCGAAGAAGATCAGCGGCTGGCAGAGCACGCAACGGTTTTGCGTAATTTACGCGCCGAGTACTCGCCGAAACCACTGATCACCTTGTCTTCTCCCCGGCATATTGATTAAACCGGGGAGGATATTACTCAGGTTTTTCGGGGGCGACGGTATAACTATCCAGATCCACCTGTGGGGTGGGTTGGAGCCGGTCCTGGGCGGGGTTTTCCACCGAGGGGCTGCGGCGGAAATCACCCGGTTTATCATCGTCTTCGGCCGGCACATAGGGCAGTTGACCAGAAAGCACCTGGCGGGCGCGTTCTTTATCTAAGGTTCCAGTCCACTGGCCCACCAAGAGGGTGGCTACCGAGTTACCGGCGAAGTTCGTTAAGGCACGGGCTTCAGACATGAACTTGTCAATGCCCATCACAAAGGCCACACCACCCACCAATTCCGGCTTCTGGGATTGGAGGCCTGCCGCCAAGGTGGCGAGACCCGCACCAGATACGCCGGCTGCGCCCTTAGAGGCGATAATCATGACGATCAACATGCCAATTTGCTGCCCAATGTCCATGGGCATATTCATGGCATCAGCGATGAAGATAGCTGACATAGTCAGATAGATAGCGGTTCCGTCGAGGTTGAAAGAATAGCCGGTGGGGACCACGATACCGACGGTGGACTTATCCACACCGGCGTGTTCCATTTTGCGCATTAGATTAGGCAGGGCGGATTCGGAGGAAGAGGTGGCAAAAATAAGCAGGAATTCCCGGCCAAGGTACTTCAGCAAGGACAAAATATTCAGGCCGGTAAAGATCTTCAGGACCAGGCCCAATACCACGAAGATGAAGATGATACAGGTCAGGTAGAAGGCCAACATGAGGACGCCGAGCTGAACCACAACCGACCAGCCGGATTTGCCGACGGCAGCAGCCATGGCGCCGAACGCACCGAGGGGAGCTAGCCACAGAATCCATCCCAAGATCTTGAAGATCAATTTCTGGAGATGGGCCACGAAACCGAGGATGGGTTCTCCTTGTGAACCCAGAGTTTGCACGACAAATCCCACCACCAGAGCAACTGCTAAGACCTGGAGGATGTTGCCGGTAACAAAGGCACTAAAGAAGGTAGTGGGCACAATATCGAGCAGCATTCCAGATAGACCGCCGCCACCAGTGCTATGGGTAGCGTCGCCAACCAGGTGGCTGACTGCTTCTTCTGAAGGCTCAATATTAAGGCCACTGCCTGGCTCGATGATATTGCCCACCAACAGGCCGATAGTCAGGGCGAAGGTGGACATGGTCACGAAGTAAATCAACGCCAGACCGCCGGCTTTACCGACCGCAGCGGCGGAACGCACGGACCCGATACCGAGCACAATGGTGCAGAAGATGACCGGGGTAATGATCATCTTGATGAGTTTGATGAAGAAAGTGCCGAGGAATTCCACCTGTTTCGCCACTCCGGGAGCAATAATGCCTAGTGCTACACCAGCGATAATGGCGATAATCACCGCGATATAAAGCCAGTGTGTGCGGTCTTTCCGCGGTTTCTTTGGGTCGGCAATCCGTGGTCCACTTGAGTGGGGAGGGGTGCTAGCCATGTCCTCGGTCCTTCACTTCCGCGCGCCGCCGATCCGACGCGAACTCCAACTCAGACGTCTAGGACGGATCGGCGAGCAGACGGCTGAAGACAGGGGGATATAACCTTTCGGTCATATTTTCCTCCGCTTGCGAGCATGGGACAAATCACCTTTGCGTCCGTAGTGTTGCCTTCGCCTCTACCTGCCCCCGCCCTACCCCTCTTTAGCTCTATGTCCACCGTTATCGCGGACCATCCTCCTCCCCTGAAGTGAATAGGAACACCCCAAAGTACACTCCATTTCCACCCCTAGATGGGGTGGATTTTATGGCCCGACGTCTGACTAATCCACCACACCGGTGATCTTATGGATCAACCAGGCGTATTCATAGGCGGTTTGCCGCCACGCTTGATAACGACCCGAAACCCCACCGTGCCCGGCCACCATTTCCGTTTTGAGGAGGAATTCCCCTCCGGTGGCGGTGTCCCGGAGTTTGGCAATCCATTTGGCCGGTTCCACATATAGCACTCGGGTGTCGTTAAGCGAGGTAGTGGCCAAAATGTCGGGATAGTTTTGGGTGCTCACATTTTCATAGGGGGAGTAGCTAGCCATATAGTCATAGACCTCGGGGTCATGATAGGGGTCTCCCCACTCTTCCCATTCCGGCACAGTCAACGGCAGCTCAGGTTTAAGGATGCTCGTTAACGCATCCACAAAAGGAACGGCCGCATGGATAGCGCAGAATCGGTCCGGTGCCATATTCGCTACCGCCCCCATCAACAGTCCGCCGGCTGATCCACCATAGGCAGCCATCGTCTCAGGGCTAGTGATTTTTTGGGCAATGAGATCATCAGCTACGGCGATGAAGTCAGTAAAGGTGTTGCGTTTATGAAGTAGTCTTCCTTCCTCATACCAGCGTCGGCCCATTTCTCCGCCGCCGCGAACGTGAGCGATAGCGAAAATCACACCGCGCTGCATCATGGAGAGCAAGGAGACGGAAAAACCGGGATCGCGGGAGGCTTCGTAGGCGCCATAGCCGTAGAGCACGGTGGGGTGAGGGCCTTGGCTTAGGTCGAGATCTGCGGAGTGGATAAGCGATACCGGGATCTTGGTGCCGTCGGGTGCAGTACTCCACAACCGGGTGGCAGTGTAGTCCTGGGGATTATAGCCTCCGCGTACCTCTTGAGCTTTGACTAAAACTCGGTCACCCGTAGCGATGTTTTCTTGGAACACCTGCGTGGGAACCGTAAAAGAGGAGTAGGAAATAAAGACGAAGGGAACTTCCCATTCCGGCCCTCCGCTAGCACCGCAGCTATAGAGCTCTTCCTCAAATTCCAACTCCTGGAAACTGGTGTAGCCACGCTCAGAGAGTTTCATGATTGCGGTTCGGGGAATAGCCCCGCGACGATACCCCAACACCAGGAAGGAAGCATAGGGTTCAATGGATTCAATACGGACCTCGTCACGGTGAGGAACTAATTCATGGAGTTCCTTGAGCGGAGCTAATGGCCAGGTGATCGGAGACTCTGCGACCGCGGAATTTGGTCCGGTGGCGTTATGTATCACCAACCAGCGATCTTCTCCACCAACAATGGCGTGGTCAACGTCATACTCCACCCCGGATTCTCGTTCCCAGAGCACCCGAAACTCCCCCTCGGGGGTAGACATATCACATACTCGCACTTCACTGGTCAGTTTCGACGCCGAGGCAATCATCAACCATTTCTGTGAACGACTGGAACCAATATCCACCCCAAACTTTTCATCGGGTTCATGGTAAACACACACATCCTCTTCTTGGGGGGTTCCGATGCGATGACGCCAGACCTTATCAGGGCGCCACGCGTCATCCACCGTGGTGTAAAAGAGGTATTCCTCCCCAGCCCAGGTAGCTCCATAAAACACATTGTGGAGGCGATCCTCCAATAGCTCCCCGGTCTCCAGGTTTTTAATCACCAACTCAAAACGCTCATCGCCGACGGTGTCTGTGGAGTAAGCCAGTAAACGCCCAGATGTAGTGATAGAAGAAGCACCCAAACTGAAAAACTCTTCCCCCTCCGCTAACGCGTTGAGATCAAGCAACACTTCTTCGCCTTCAGCAGGAGAACCATCCTCCGGAATCTGCGGAGGCACCCAACGGTCTTTGCCTTCAGCAGCGCGCACCCGACAACTAAACCCGTATTCAGAGCCTTCTTTGGTCCGACCGTAGTACCAATAATCCTCCATGCGTTGCGGTACCGACATATCGGTTTCTTTAATCCGAGAACGGATTTCCTGGAAAATATTTTCCCGCATACCTTCCAGGGGTTTCATCACAGTTTCGGTATAGGTGTTCTCGGCTTCAAGATACGCCCGAGTCTCCGGGGCATCTTTCTGCCTCAGCCACTCATAATTATCAACAAACTCCCTACCATGAAAACTACGAATGACCGGTTCTTTTTTCGCACTCGGCGCCTGTGGATGTTCAGCCATGATTGACACTATAGAAAATTCCCGGCACACAACGTCACCGGCGTGATCCCATGCAGGGAATTCAATGCCCATAGCTGGTGATGAGGTTGAGTAATCTCGGTCATCTCAATGGGACGCTGTTCTACTTTCCCCCACCGCAGATCAGCGTGTCTAATCTCCCCAGCCAGCAGAAGCTCCTCAGTGACTGAGGACAAGCGAGGTGCCTCAGGAATCACGAGAACATCCTCAGTACGCAGCACCACCGCAGCGGTGGTAGTTTCACATACCATTCCGGACACACACATCAACACATCATCAACCCCGGCCTCTTGCGCCTGGGTGCGCAGCACCTGCAATGTCGGCAAATCAGGCCCTTTAAAGTGTGGATATCGGCGGGGATCGTCGGGGAAATCGCGCACTAGCAAACGAGTGTGAGTACGACGCTGAGGACTGCGCCGCCACCGAAAATCCTGGGTTGTTGCGGTTGCTTCCACCCGGGGAAACCACTGCCCGACCGGAGCGTTGAGACATTCTTTGTGGACGTGAGTAAGAAAATCGTCGGGTAGGCGTCGAGCATAAAACTCCTCCACACTGCGACGAAAACGGTGAAGGTGGTGAGCTAGTCCCGCGATCTTAGGCGGGGAGTCAACCGAAGGGCGAGAAATCAACCAGGAATCAATAATCATTGTTCAAGATGCGCTATAGGCTGGAGGGCTCGGGTTTTGCTTAGAATCTCTTCC
This genomic interval from Corynebacterium poyangense contains the following:
- a CDS encoding diacylglycerol/lipid kinase family protein, with protein sequence MDVLLIANPNSTTQSDALFRQIIPRLREVPELHLCARFTHYPGHAEQMVRGLRRTDYELIIVVGGDGTLNEVINGLLGPVTDDNTSAFHPSHIPALAVIPTGSANVFARALGFPADPVAAALDLAVLIEGDFRRTICLGTWNHRWFAVNAGFGIDADVIARIERARAKGFSASPLRYLAVSLRTWFDAQRCPPAISAWARDRQGGELELHQVPLCLASNTNPWTFLGPLPVVTNPRNSFDRGLSMFVLRDLRGIKGVLAMVHLIGIGHRRWLEELIRDHTIQFDDIVELELRCEGPQRFQADGEFEGEWDHIRLATVPDAIEVMAPQYIPESTSRSWRVWLKNTLRLLRN
- a CDS encoding FABP family protein, giving the protein MADETGHPENLSPRLDGNEAVNLAAEQSQKTAHRNIPLSGEIPLPDDTANLRQGPSLHDGLLALLPLVGVWRGEGQADTVEDGEYAFGQQLTFAHDGENYLTYESRVWRINESGESAGAVSRECGFWRINDKDEIEMICCHSSGAVEIFYGDLLNERAWQLETAQSLATATGSVMLGAGKRLYGLMPNNDLGWVEERAVNGELKPRMSAQLKRVAG
- a CDS encoding aminodeoxychorismate lyase produces the protein MAPRSVQPVILIVEPFGGSTRLHNPNLPMVYWDDAAVTRGDGVFETLLIRDGKPVNIERHARRFLASATLLGLPEPDLNYWHRATDEAAMEWYRQQGQTPAEGFRGEAQCVWTYTRGRASTGNPTAWIRVNSLPAEMIQQREQGVAVMTTPRGWTINTELPGVYVAAEGKVPQSPAPWLTVGAKTLNYAAAMAALRYAKDRGFDDVVWLGADGESVLEGATSTVVMEKKGKRLRTPSSGGEILPGTTQAALFDYAHSQGWKCKEKPLTVTDLKSARSVWLLSSVRGAVPVTRIDDTCLEPHDLDELRQLFQAAMH
- the ygfZ gene encoding CAF17-like 4Fe-4S cluster assembly/insertion protein YgfZ, with translation MTQYQSPLLELPGATEFQAPPEATVHPDAFGVAWHYGDPLGEQRLIENHPVWIDRSHRRVFRISGPDSATFLNNLLSQKLDDAPVGFYSPALDLDMQGHIQHHLDVLRAADDSTDHTPCFLIHTTAAQADTLYDFLHKMIFWSKVSIEMIDAGVITLIGEDVQKLLDVPSPGILGAASYSWTAHPRMDLFVARHDLRHLAQNLEAQGITRAGLMAFSAERVRALEPELSVDLDHRSIPHEVPHWIGRGIHPGAVHLNKGCYRGQETVARVENLGRSPRVAVLLQLDGSAPREPLPGMTVQRGNRTVGRVGTIVHDCDFGPIAFALIKRSALGTSDLHIGDTAVAVDPTSLPQDEGPRAGRAAVDRLRGL
- a CDS encoding DUF3073 domain-containing protein translates to MGRGRAKAKQTKVARRLKYHSPEMDLDSLQRELAAQAPHHDEKADEYEDDLYSKYADWAEDEDEDDGYRR
- the purM gene encoding phosphoribosylformylglycinamidine cyclo-ligase produces the protein MTENNPTAEGASYAVAGVDIEAGDRAVELISPHAQRATRPEVRGGLGGFAGLFALGKYREPLLAAGSDGVGTKLAVAQAMDKHDTIGIDLVAMCVDDLVVCGAEPLFLQDYIAIGKVIPEHVADIVSGIAEGCVQAGCALLGGETAEHPGVMEETHYDVSATAVGVVEADEVLGPERVRAGDIIIAMKSSGLHSNGYSLARHVLLERAGLALDAYMEEFERTLGEELLEPTKIYTKDCLALAAECEVRTFCHVTGGGLAGNLSRVIPEGLVADINRGTWTPGQIFRTIQKLGTVALAEMEKTFNMGVGMLAVVSPHDRDRALAMLAARHVEAWEVGSVRTAADEKEDKVVMKGIHPGF
- the purF gene encoding amidophosphoribosyltransferase, translating into MRPTPINGLDDQGEPEPREECGVFGVWAPGEDVAKLTYFGLFALQHRGQEAAGIAVGDGDSIVVFKDMGLVSQIFEESALSALQGDVAIGHTRYSTAGGTHWENVQPMFRSTPEGGDVALGHNGNLVNYQQLHDEAVERGLIDGKAASSDTAVMSALLAEKITADVSLLDSARQLLPRIKGAFCLTFTDGSTLYAARDPWGIRPLCLGRLERGWVIASETCALDIVGASFVREIEPGELVAIDAGGVYSERFADTQHKGCVFEYVYLARPDSVIRGRAVNATRLDIGRRLAREYPADGDLVIPVPESGTPAAVGYAQESGIPFGQGLVKNAYVGRTFIQPSQTLRQLGIRLKLNPLKEVIDGKRLVVVDDSIVRGNTQRALIRMLREAGAKEVHVRIASPPVKWPCFYGIDFASPGELIANAGDIRSEEKMVEAVCRAIGADSLGFVSIEEMVQATCQKREELCVACFDGHYPIGVPEGNSNAELVLRLQSGRAAGTATIDRDQNN
- a CDS encoding sterol carrier family protein; this encodes MVKRIDAARLRAEVEEVRAWVEDRSNQVEKPPRAAIARAVRGTARLLAERAPGHCVEVRVPPFVAVQCIEGPRHTRGTPPNVVECDPRTWLRLACGIEDFHHSPGVDSSGSRAGEVAHWLPLIR